A window of Sebastes umbrosus isolate fSebUmb1 chromosome 3, fSebUmb1.pri, whole genome shotgun sequence contains these coding sequences:
- the dusp5 gene encoding dual specificity protein phosphatase 5, whose product MKVSSIDCRRLRKIIRKECGSCLIVDCRPYLSFTNSNITGSVNVNLNSVVVRRSRGGPVPLQFVIPDESSLLRLREGSISAIIALDDRTAHWQKLKKDSVAQIVINTLSHLASGANICFLKGGYENFHSQYPELCTEVKTIDQSGTETEKRVTNSHSEKLSHRKPDYDQGKPVEILPFLYLGSAYHASRQDYLSDLHITALLNVSRRDQQPAKGHYDYKWIPVEDSHMADISSHFQEAIDFIDHVKQSGGKVLVHCEAGISRSPTICMAYIMRTQRLRLDAAFDVIKQRRAVISPNFSFMGQLLQFESEVLSTAPADAATPEPATPCAPESASFFANDFNTTFNTKNFEPSVFTLPTSCLQSPVHHQFKLSPITALP is encoded by the exons ATGAAGGTCTCCAGCATTGACTGCCGGCGTCTGAGGAAGATCATCAGGAAGGAGTGTGGGAGCTGCCTTATTGTGGATTGCAGACCTTATCTTTCATTCACCAACTCCAACATCACAGGATCCGTTAATGTGAACCTCAACTCCGTGGTGGTCCGGAGGTCCAGAGGAGGACCTGTGCCTCTGCAGTTTGTCATCCCGGATGAGAGCTCTCTTCTCCGGCTTCGAGAGGGCAGCATCTCGGCCATCATAGCTCTGGATGACCGGACGGCCCACTGGCAGAAACTCAAGAAGGACAGTGTAGCACAAATAGTAATAAACACCCTTTCACATCTGGCCAGCGGGGCCAACATCTGCTTCCTGAAAG gagGATACGAGAACTTCCACTCTCAATACCCTGAACTTTGCACAGAGGTGAAAACCATCGACCAGAGCGGAACTGAAACCGAGAAAAGAGTCACAAACAGCCACAGCGAGAAGCTTTCTCACCGCAAACCAGATTACGATCAG ggTAAACCCGTAGAGATCCTGCCTTTCCTCTACCTCGGTAGTGCCTATCACGCCTCCAGACAGGACTATCTCAGCGACCTTCACATCACAGCCTTGCTCAATGTGTCGCGCAGGGACCAGCAACCGGCCAAGGGCCACTACGACTACAAGTGGATCCCGGTGGAGGACAGCCACATGGCCGACATCAGCTCCCATTTCCAGGAGGCCATAGACTTTATTG ATCATGTGAAGCAATCAGGTGGAAAGGTCCTGGTCCACTGCGAGGCAGGCATCTCCCGCTCACCTACCATCTGCATGGCCTACATCATGAGGACGCAGCGGCTGCGGCTTGACGCGGCCTTCGACGTCATCAAGCAGCGCCGCGCAGTCATCTCACCCAACTTCAGTTTCATGGGTCAGCTGCTGCAGTTTGAGTCAGAGGTCCTCTCCACGGCCCCGGCTGACGCTGCCACACCTGAGCCCGCCACACCCTGCGCCCCGGAGTCTGCCTCCTTTTTTGCCAATGATTTCAACACCACCTTCAACACCAAAAACTTTGAGCCATCTGTGTTCACCCTCCCTACCTCTTGCCTGCAGTCCCCGGTCCACCACCAGTTCAAACTGAGCCCAATAACTGCACTGCCTTAA